A single window of Archangium gephyra DNA harbors:
- a CDS encoding transglutaminase domain-containing protein, with protein sequence MRPPPRRPAGPGPLSWLLILGVLGVALVLPLLGAWAASTLAIHHGAPSRWAAAAGLGLSLGLPLAWELLSLPRRQARGVRPKRWLRLRTRLLLRMWTVNLAFLVGALLLSPRGVFTALSTRGDWMLPAAGPPQVETARRLLFAAADGVEWAYVLATDNPYRDQLIAIAPPTPGQQRPSPQEPPPPAVRPPAEPTVTEQPPPSVTAETQEPEDEGESDVFLSWKSEPRPPEPVRAEPVEPERKVPEDPMGRAGRVPSTPLKAGGTVSYPLPVQLHPRVVSVPRDEERDLVTVAKYLVRDEKDPFQRIKALHDYVANRVEYDVPAYRSRTFPPQTPEAVFQNRRAVCAGYANLLAAMGQAVGEEIVTLTGDVPTPTENWEFEGHAWNAVRIEGAWYLMDVTWDAGYVNGDVFTRHYKTEYLFTPPQEFLRRHLPEEPAWQLLEKPLERGEAMRQARVYTQERYAHLIDPQKPRTERPTREKPVWEGIRILAPSRPGTEVRGRFIVELDNPRGLPAEVSIVNLQDSSQESCPPEYRGTRYACTVLSRGSYRIQVFAGAQTSSQLMAQLEVSGT encoded by the coding sequence ATGCGTCCACCGCCTCGCCGCCCGGCCGGACCCGGCCCACTGTCATGGCTACTCATCCTCGGGGTGCTCGGGGTGGCACTGGTGTTGCCGCTCCTGGGCGCCTGGGCGGCCTCCACGCTGGCGATCCACCACGGTGCCCCCTCACGGTGGGCGGCGGCCGCGGGCCTGGGATTGAGCCTGGGGCTCCCACTGGCCTGGGAGCTCCTGAGCCTGCCCCGGCGCCAGGCCCGAGGGGTCCGCCCGAAGCGATGGCTGCGGCTGCGGACCCGCCTGCTGCTGCGCATGTGGACGGTGAACCTGGCGTTCCTCGTGGGCGCGCTGCTGCTCTCGCCTCGAGGTGTCTTCACGGCGCTCTCCACCCGTGGGGATTGGATGCTGCCAGCCGCCGGGCCTCCGCAGGTGGAGACCGCCCGGCGGCTCCTCTTCGCCGCGGCGGATGGCGTCGAGTGGGCCTACGTCCTCGCCACGGACAACCCCTACCGCGATCAACTCATCGCCATCGCGCCCCCCACGCCGGGCCAGCAGCGCCCTTCGCCTCAGGAGCCGCCCCCACCTGCGGTGCGGCCTCCCGCCGAACCGACTGTCACCGAGCAGCCCCCTCCCTCCGTCACGGCGGAGACGCAAGAGCCCGAGGACGAGGGGGAGTCGGACGTCTTCCTTTCCTGGAAGTCGGAGCCGCGCCCTCCCGAGCCCGTCCGGGCCGAACCGGTGGAGCCCGAGCGGAAGGTGCCGGAAGACCCGATGGGGCGGGCGGGCCGCGTGCCGTCAACGCCACTCAAGGCCGGTGGCACGGTCTCCTATCCACTCCCCGTTCAGCTCCACCCCCGGGTCGTCTCGGTTCCCCGTGACGAGGAGAGGGACCTGGTCACCGTCGCGAAATACCTCGTGCGCGACGAGAAGGATCCCTTCCAGCGCATCAAGGCGCTCCACGACTATGTGGCGAATCGCGTCGAGTACGACGTGCCGGCGTACCGCTCGAGGACCTTCCCGCCGCAGACGCCCGAGGCCGTGTTCCAGAATCGCAGGGCGGTGTGCGCGGGCTACGCGAACCTCCTCGCCGCGATGGGGCAGGCTGTCGGAGAGGAGATCGTCACCCTCACGGGTGATGTCCCCACCCCCACCGAGAACTGGGAGTTCGAGGGCCACGCGTGGAACGCGGTGCGCATCGAGGGCGCGTGGTACCTCATGGATGTCACCTGGGACGCCGGTTACGTGAACGGGGACGTGTTCACGCGGCATTACAAGACGGAATACCTCTTCACGCCGCCCCAGGAGTTCCTCCGGCGGCACCTTCCGGAAGAGCCCGCATGGCAGTTGCTGGAGAAGCCGCTCGAGCGCGGCGAGGCCATGCGCCAGGCCCGCGTGTATACCCAGGAGCGCTACGCCCACCTGATCGATCCCCAGAAGCCGCGGACCGAGCGGCCGACGAGGGAGAAGCCCGTATGGGAGGGCATTCGCATCCTCGCGCCGTCGCGGCCGGGCACCGAGGTCCGGGGCCGCTTCATCGTCGAGCTCGACAACCCCCGGGGGCTTCCGGCGGAGGTCTCCATCGTCAACCTCCAGGATTCCAGCCAGGAGTCCTGCCCCCCGGAGTACCGCGGCACGAGGTACGCCTGCACGGTGCTGAGCCGCGGCTCCTACCGCATCCAGGTCTTCGCTGGCGCCCAGACGTCGTCCCAGCTCATGGCGCAGCTCGAGGTCTCGGGGACCTGA
- a CDS encoding endonuclease/exonuclease/phosphatase family protein produces the protein MSFTREEVPRFKARAEHPAPVANPASLRVMAWNVKYGACRIDFWFDFWGDRVQMSESEVTGCLTRVAALIREYDPDILMTEEIEVDSKRSAYIDQVRFLLENTNLRYAAYMSTWDSRYVPSEGVGRINLGNAILSRYPITKAERIRQEDRTDQDPVTGTFYIKRAIGRAEVDVGNGRTIAAYVVHTEAYDQDGTKQKQIQQIHDVLRAETLPWVIGGDFNELPPVCDERAAAGTPESCVGKLRLAGFLDERESSKGTEFEQPPYTPSVMKRFYDDFEPSITLARYGVGEENQRPFFTHSVLGPDSVNDQGVPGTWNRTLDYLFIRKGEVWTDTDVIQGPGRLGVQGDASRLSDHAPVAGTWRLP, from the coding sequence ATGTCCTTCACCCGGGAAGAAGTGCCCCGGTTCAAGGCCCGGGCCGAGCACCCCGCACCGGTGGCGAACCCCGCCTCGCTCCGGGTGATGGCGTGGAACGTGAAGTACGGCGCCTGCCGCATCGACTTCTGGTTCGACTTCTGGGGAGACCGCGTCCAGATGTCGGAGTCCGAGGTGACCGGCTGCCTCACCCGGGTGGCGGCGCTCATCCGCGAGTACGACCCGGACATCCTCATGACGGAGGAGATCGAAGTCGACTCCAAGCGCAGCGCCTATATCGACCAGGTGCGCTTCCTGCTGGAGAACACGAACCTCCGCTACGCGGCCTACATGTCCACGTGGGACTCGCGCTACGTGCCGTCCGAGGGCGTGGGCCGCATCAACCTGGGCAACGCCATTCTCTCGCGCTACCCCATCACCAAGGCCGAGCGCATCCGGCAGGAGGACCGCACGGACCAGGATCCGGTGACGGGGACGTTCTACATCAAGCGGGCCATTGGCCGGGCCGAGGTGGACGTGGGCAACGGCCGGACCATCGCCGCGTACGTGGTGCACACCGAGGCGTATGACCAGGACGGCACCAAGCAGAAGCAGATCCAACAAATCCATGACGTCCTCCGGGCGGAGACACTGCCGTGGGTGATTGGCGGAGACTTCAACGAGCTGCCGCCCGTCTGCGACGAGCGCGCGGCGGCGGGGACACCCGAGTCCTGTGTGGGCAAGCTGCGGCTCGCGGGCTTCCTGGACGAGCGCGAGAGCAGCAAGGGCACCGAGTTCGAGCAGCCGCCCTACACGCCCAGCGTGATGAAGCGCTTCTATGACGACTTCGAGCCCTCCATCACCCTGGCCCGCTACGGCGTGGGCGAGGAGAACCAGCGGCCCTTCTTCACGCACTCGGTGCTCGGGCCGGACAGCGTGAATGACCAGGGTGTGCCTGGCACCTGGAACCGCACGCTGGACTATCTCTTCATCCGCAAGGGCGAGGTGTGGACGGACACGGACGTCATCCAGGGACCCGGGCGTCTCGGGGTCCAGGGTGATGCCAGCCGTCTGTCCGATCATGCCCCCGTCGCCGGTACCTGGAGGCTGCCATGA
- a CDS encoding SDR family NAD(P)-dependent oxidoreductase, with protein MDLQLNKKTALVTGATAGIGLEIARTLAVEGAEVLITGRARAKLDQAVEDIRASGGKHIRGVLADAATAEGAALIQKEASDVDILVNNLGIYESKPFAEISDADWLSYLNVNVMSGVRLSRAYFPGMLQRNWGRIIFISSESALTIPPDMIHYATTKTAQLSISRGLANLTKGTKVTVNSVLPGPTHSEGIVDFLRSVSSEPEAPADKIVAEFFAKHRSSSLLQRMIEPGEIASLVAYLASPLSAATNGAVLRAEGGLVTTLS; from the coding sequence ATGGACCTGCAATTGAACAAGAAGACCGCGCTGGTCACTGGCGCCACGGCCGGCATCGGCCTCGAGATCGCGCGGACGCTGGCGGTCGAGGGCGCCGAGGTCCTCATCACCGGCCGCGCGCGGGCCAAGCTCGACCAGGCGGTGGAGGACATCCGCGCCTCCGGCGGCAAGCATATCCGCGGCGTGCTGGCGGATGCGGCGACCGCCGAGGGTGCGGCCTTGATCCAGAAGGAGGCGAGCGACGTCGACATCCTCGTCAACAACCTGGGCATCTACGAGAGCAAGCCCTTCGCGGAGATCTCCGATGCCGACTGGCTTTCCTACCTCAACGTCAATGTGATGAGCGGCGTGCGGCTGTCGCGGGCCTACTTCCCGGGCATGCTCCAGCGCAACTGGGGACGCATCATCTTCATCTCCAGCGAGTCCGCGCTCACCATTCCTCCGGACATGATCCACTACGCGACGACCAAGACGGCGCAGCTCTCCATCTCGCGAGGTCTCGCCAATCTGACGAAGGGCACGAAGGTGACGGTCAACTCGGTGCTACCGGGACCCACGCACTCGGAGGGCATCGTCGACTTCCTGCGCAGCGTGTCCAGTGAGCCCGAGGCCCCGGCCGACAAGATCGTGGCCGAGTTCTTCGCCAAACACCGGTCGTCCTCGCTCCTGCAGCGGATGATCGAGCCGGGGGAGATCGCCAGTCTGGTCGCCTATCTGGCCAGCCCCTTGTCCGCCGCGACGAACGGCGCGGTGCTCCGTGCCGAGGGCGGCCTCGTCACCACCCTCAGCTGA
- a CDS encoding LysR family transcriptional regulator: protein MARILMERSGELEVFLRVVREGGFSAAARSVGLTPSAVSKLITRLETRLGARLFMRTTRALSLTEEGEAYYRAGQRILQELNDAEQAAAAGAVRGRLHVNASIPFGSQFVVPALPAFLARYPDVIVELSLTDDVVDLLAQKTDVAIRTGDLPDSALLAHKLGQSRRVICASPAYLQREGTPKTPDELRHHDCLTFNFRRARSGWPFREAGGTTQQVVTGSVQVNNGETLKQLLLNGVGIGRLALWHVAAELKAGRLVPLLEKYNPGDLEQIHAVHVGGGQVPHRVRAFIRHMADTMKASPLAG from the coding sequence ATGGCGCGCATCCTCATGGAGCGCTCCGGCGAACTGGAGGTCTTCCTGCGGGTGGTGCGGGAGGGAGGCTTCTCCGCGGCCGCCAGGAGCGTGGGCCTCACTCCCTCGGCGGTCAGCAAGCTCATCACCCGGCTGGAGACCCGGCTGGGCGCCCGCCTCTTCATGCGGACGACCCGCGCGCTGAGCCTCACCGAGGAAGGGGAGGCCTACTACCGGGCGGGACAGCGCATCCTCCAGGAGTTGAACGACGCCGAGCAGGCCGCCGCCGCGGGCGCGGTACGGGGCCGCCTGCACGTCAACGCGTCGATTCCCTTTGGCTCCCAGTTCGTCGTCCCCGCCCTTCCCGCCTTCCTCGCGCGCTACCCCGACGTCATCGTCGAGCTCAGCTTGACCGATGACGTGGTCGACCTGCTCGCCCAGAAGACCGATGTCGCCATTCGCACGGGAGACCTGCCCGACAGCGCGCTGCTCGCGCACAAGCTCGGGCAGAGCCGCCGCGTCATCTGCGCCTCCCCCGCCTACCTCCAGCGCGAGGGCACGCCGAAGACGCCCGACGAGCTCCGGCACCACGACTGCCTGACCTTCAACTTCCGGCGCGCCCGCAGTGGCTGGCCCTTCCGGGAGGCGGGCGGCACCACTCAACAGGTCGTCACCGGAAGCGTGCAGGTGAACAACGGCGAGACCCTGAAGCAGCTGCTCCTGAACGGGGTGGGCATCGGCCGCCTGGCCCTGTGGCATGTGGCCGCGGAGCTCAAGGCCGGCCGCCTCGTCCCCTTGCTGGAGAAATACAACCCGGGCGACCTGGAGCAGATCCACGCCGTCCATGTCGGAGGCGGGCAGGTCCCCCACCGCGTGCGGGCCTTCATCCGCCACATGGCGGACACGATGAAGGCCTCGCCGCTGGCGGGTTAG